A single genomic interval of Sinorhizobium garamanticum harbors:
- a CDS encoding DUF4345 domain-containing protein yields the protein MEFYIPTETGEFLAFCAAAAATLIGLVMLFAPRVAFRAAGIGIAEGRRGGLAEARSTMGGMHVGLGLGAILLGQPMVYLAVGAAFALAAFGRILSIMSDNGGTLFNWIALAIQAVLAILPLAYVFGLI from the coding sequence ATGGAGTTCTACATTCCGACGGAAACCGGGGAGTTTCTGGCATTTTGCGCGGCGGCGGCCGCGACCCTCATCGGCCTTGTCATGCTCTTTGCACCGCGTGTTGCGTTTCGTGCAGCCGGCATCGGCATTGCCGAAGGGCGCCGCGGCGGGCTTGCGGAAGCGCGCTCCACTATGGGCGGCATGCATGTCGGTCTCGGCCTCGGCGCCATCCTGCTCGGCCAGCCGATGGTCTATCTTGCCGTCGGCGCTGCCTTCGCGCTCGCTGCGTTTGGCCGCATCCTGTCGATAATGAGCGACAATGGTGGGACACTTTTCAACTGGATCGCCCTTGCCATTCAGGCGGTGCTTGCGATCCTGCCGCTTGCTTACGTTTTCGGGCTGATCTGA
- a CDS encoding F0F1 ATP synthase subunit delta translates to MPVADTSQLISGVAERYASSLFELALEAGSIDAVGADLNRVQALIDGSDDLKRLIVSPVFSAEDQFKAISAVAEKAGISGLVGNFLKVVARNRRLFALPGIIKAFRLIAARHRGEISADVTSAHALTQAQETELKATLKGVTGKDVAVNVTVDPSILGGLIVKVGSGQIDTSLRTKLSTLKLALKEVG, encoded by the coding sequence GTGCCCGTGGCAGACACATCCCAGCTTATTTCCGGTGTTGCAGAAAGATATGCGTCCTCGCTCTTCGAGCTCGCTCTCGAGGCAGGTTCGATCGATGCGGTCGGTGCCGATCTTAATCGCGTCCAGGCGCTGATCGACGGCAGCGATGATCTCAAGCGCCTGATCGTGAGCCCCGTCTTTTCTGCCGAGGACCAGTTCAAGGCCATTTCCGCGGTCGCCGAGAAGGCTGGTATTTCCGGTCTGGTCGGCAACTTCCTCAAGGTCGTCGCCCGTAACCGCCGCCTCTTTGCGCTGCCGGGCATTATCAAGGCATTCCGCCTGATTGCTGCGCGCCACCGCGGCGAGATTTCCGCCGACGTCACGTCGGCGCATGCGCTGACACAGGCGCAGGAAACTGAATTGAAGGCGACGCTCAAGGGCGTCACCGGCAAAGACGTGGCGGTCAACGTCACCGTCGACCCGTCTATTCTTGGAGGTCTGATCGTCAAGGTCGGTTCCGGCCAGATTGACACCTCCCTTCGCACCAAACTCTCTACCCTTAAGCTTGCACTGAAAGAGGTCGGCTGA
- the atpA gene encoding F0F1 ATP synthase subunit alpha codes for MDIRAAEISAILKDQIKNFGQEAEVSEVGQVLSVGDGIARVYGLDNVQAGEMVEFPGGIRGMALNLEADNVGVVIFGSDRDIKEGDTVKRTGAIVDVPVGPELLGRVVDALGNPIDGKGPINAKQRSRVDIKAPGIIPRKSVHEPMSTGLKAIDALIPVGRGQRELVIGDRQTGKTAIILDTFLNQKPIHDNGPEQDKLYCVYVAIGQKRSTVAQFVKVLEERGALQYSIIVAATASDPAPMQYLAPFAGCTMGEYFRDNGKHALIGYDDLSKQAVAYRQMSLLLRRPPGREAYPGDVFYLHSRLLERAAKLNEDSGAGSLTALPVIETQGNDVSAFIPTNVISITDGQIFLETDLFYQGIRPAVNVGLSVSRVGSSAQIKAMKQVAGSIKGELAQYREMAAFAQFGSDLDAATQRLLNRGARLTELLKQPQFSPLKTEEQVAVIFAGVNGYLDKLPVNQVGKFEQGLLSYLRSEGKDVLETIRTEKAISDDTKGKLKAAIDTFAKSFA; via the coding sequence ATGGATATCCGCGCCGCGGAAATTTCCGCAATTCTCAAAGATCAGATCAAAAATTTCGGCCAGGAAGCAGAAGTCTCCGAAGTTGGCCAGGTGCTTTCCGTCGGTGACGGTATCGCCCGCGTCTACGGCCTCGACAACGTTCAGGCAGGCGAGATGGTCGAATTCCCGGGTGGAATTCGCGGCATGGCGCTGAACCTCGAAGCCGACAACGTCGGTGTGGTTATCTTCGGCTCCGACCGTGACATCAAGGAAGGCGACACCGTCAAGCGGACCGGCGCCATCGTGGACGTCCCGGTTGGTCCGGAACTGCTTGGCCGCGTCGTCGACGCGCTCGGCAACCCGATCGACGGCAAGGGCCCGATCAACGCCAAGCAGCGCTCCCGCGTTGACATCAAGGCGCCGGGCATCATTCCGCGTAAGTCGGTTCACGAGCCGATGTCGACCGGCCTTAAGGCGATCGACGCCCTCATCCCGGTCGGTCGCGGCCAGCGCGAGCTCGTCATCGGCGACCGCCAGACCGGCAAGACCGCGATCATCCTCGACACCTTCCTGAACCAAAAGCCGATCCACGACAACGGCCCGGAACAGGACAAGCTCTACTGCGTCTACGTCGCTATCGGCCAGAAGCGCTCGACCGTCGCTCAGTTCGTCAAGGTTCTCGAAGAGCGTGGCGCGCTGCAGTACTCGATCATCGTTGCTGCTACCGCCTCCGACCCGGCTCCGATGCAGTATCTCGCTCCGTTCGCCGGCTGCACGATGGGCGAATACTTCCGCGATAACGGCAAGCACGCGCTGATCGGCTATGACGACCTTTCCAAGCAGGCTGTCGCCTACCGCCAGATGTCGTTGCTCTTGCGCCGCCCGCCGGGCCGCGAGGCCTATCCCGGCGACGTTTTCTACCTGCATTCGCGCCTGCTGGAGCGCGCTGCAAAGCTCAACGAAGACAGTGGTGCCGGCTCGCTGACGGCTCTGCCGGTTATCGAGACGCAGGGCAACGACGTGTCCGCGTTCATCCCGACCAACGTGATCTCGATCACCGACGGCCAGATCTTCCTTGAAACCGACCTGTTCTACCAGGGCATCCGTCCGGCCGTTAACGTCGGTCTGTCGGTCTCGCGCGTCGGCTCCTCGGCGCAGATCAAGGCGATGAAGCAGGTCGCAGGCTCGATCAAGGGCGAACTCGCGCAGTACCGCGAAATGGCGGCGTTCGCGCAATTCGGCTCGGACCTCGATGCTGCAACGCAGCGCCTCTTGAACCGCGGTGCTCGCCTGACTGAACTCCTGAAGCAGCCGCAGTTCTCGCCGCTGAAGACGGAAGAGCAGGTGGCGGTGATCTTCGCCGGCGTCAACGGCTACCTCGACAAGCTGCCGGTCAACCAGGTCGGCAAGTTCGAGCAGGGCCTGCTTTCCTACCTGCGTTCGGAAGGCAAGGACGTGCTGGAAACGATCCGCACGGAAAAGGCGATTTCCGACGACACCAAGGGCAAGCTGAAGGCTGCTATCGACACCTTCGCCAAGTCTTTCGCCTGA